One stretch of Streptomyces agglomeratus DNA includes these proteins:
- a CDS encoding protealysin inhibitor emfourin: MRIGVRRTGGFAGIERYAEVDTSGRPDAAEWHALVEEAVAAGRGTPPIGVPDGFSYQLTVDGRTVYCADPRLTEAQSRLISQVLKEGA, translated from the coding sequence ATGCGAATTGGGGTAAGGCGTACAGGAGGCTTCGCCGGCATCGAGCGGTACGCCGAGGTCGACACCTCCGGACGGCCCGACGCCGCGGAATGGCACGCCCTGGTCGAGGAGGCGGTCGCCGCCGGCCGGGGCACACCGCCCATCGGCGTACCGGACGGATTCAGCTACCAGCTCACGGTGGACGGCAGGACGGTGTACTGCGCGGACCCGAGACTCACCGAGGCACAGAGCCGGCTCATCTCGCAGGTCCTCAAAGAGGGCGCCTGA
- a CDS encoding M4 family metallopeptidase: MKATHPVFCTIVPPHVLDKLAQADDPVLAGPARRTLEADAAQRTHRRLTTVLGARPAASATADGKPHRTVHDAQHRQVLPGVKVRGEGEEPGQDATVNRAYAGLGATFELLLKGFARDSVDGNGLPLVASVHYGENYGNAFWDGEQMVFGDGDEIFRDFTLPVDVIAHELAHGLTQYTANLTYFGQPGALNESVSDVFGSLVKQYVNDQTADRADWLIGAGLLTDRVTGVALRSMKAPGTAYDDDVLGKDPQPAKMEDYVRTGRDNGGVHINSGIPNHAFYLLATDLGGKAWERAGRIWYDTLTGGSLEVDASFADFARATVAAARARFGDGEEHEALLKAWSLVGVPTG; encoded by the coding sequence ATGAAGGCCACTCATCCCGTGTTCTGCACCATCGTGCCGCCCCACGTCCTCGACAAGCTCGCCCAGGCCGACGATCCGGTCCTCGCGGGCCCCGCCCGCCGCACCCTCGAAGCGGACGCCGCACAGCGTACGCACCGCCGTCTGACCACGGTGCTCGGCGCCCGGCCGGCCGCCTCGGCCACCGCCGACGGCAAGCCGCACCGCACGGTCCACGACGCGCAGCACCGCCAGGTACTTCCGGGCGTCAAAGTCCGCGGCGAGGGTGAGGAGCCCGGCCAGGACGCGACCGTCAACCGCGCGTACGCGGGTCTCGGCGCGACCTTCGAGCTCCTCCTCAAGGGCTTCGCGCGCGATTCCGTCGACGGGAACGGCCTGCCCCTGGTCGCGAGCGTCCACTACGGCGAGAACTACGGAAACGCCTTCTGGGACGGCGAACAGATGGTCTTCGGCGACGGCGACGAGATCTTCCGCGACTTCACGCTCCCCGTGGACGTCATCGCCCACGAGCTGGCGCACGGTCTGACGCAGTACACGGCCAACCTCACGTACTTCGGCCAGCCCGGCGCGCTCAACGAGTCGGTGTCCGACGTCTTCGGCTCCCTGGTCAAGCAGTACGTCAACGACCAGACGGCCGACCGGGCGGACTGGCTGATCGGCGCGGGTCTGCTGACCGACCGCGTGACAGGGGTGGCCCTGCGCTCCATGAAGGCACCGGGCACGGCGTACGACGACGACGTACTCGGAAAGGACCCGCAGCCCGCGAAGATGGAGGACTACGTCCGCACCGGCCGGGACAACGGCGGCGTCCACATCAACTCGGGCATCCCCAACCACGCCTTCTACCTGCTCGCCACCGACCTCGGCGGCAAGGCGTGGGAGCGGGCGGGCCGGATCTGGTACGACACGCTGACCGGCGGGAGCCTGGAGGTCGACGCGAGCTTCGCCGACTTCGCGCGCGCCACCGTCGCGGCGGCCCGGGCCCGTTTCGGTGACGGTGAGGAGCACGAGGCTCTGCTGAAAGCGTGGTCCCTGGTCGGGGTGCCTACCGGCTGA
- the leuA gene encoding 2-isopropylmalate synthase, translated as MNAPVGRPTPVTNATQLQKPSGMPVHKYGRYEAVDIPDRTWPDRRITKAPRWLSTDLRDGNQALIDPMSPARKREMFDLLVRMGYKEIEVGFPSSGETDFNFVRSIIEEGAIPEDVTISVLTQAREELIERTVESLVGARRATVHLYNATAPTFRRVVFRGSKEQVKQIAVDGTRLVMEYADKLLGPETIFGYQYSPEIFTDTELDFALEVCEAVCDVWQPEEGREIILNLPATVERSTPSTHADRFEWMSRNLSRREHICLSVHPHNDRGTAVAAAELAVMAGADRIEGCLFGQGERTGNVDLVTLGMNLFSQGVDPQIDFSQIDDIRRTSEYCNQMEVHPRHPYAGDLVYTAFSGSHQDAIKKGFDAMEAQAAAAGKTVDDIEWAVPYLPIDPKDVGRSYEAVIRVNSQSGKGGIAYVLKNDHKLDLPRRMQIEFSRIIQAKTDAEGGEVTPKAIWSVFQDEYLPNSENAWGRIQLRSGQTTTDTDGQDTLTVEAVVDGVDTVLTGTGNGPISAFFEALGAVGVDARLLDYQEHTMSEGASAQAASYIECAIDGKVLWGIGIDANTTRASLKAVVSAVNRAAR; from the coding sequence ATGAACGCCCCTGTTGGCCGCCCCACGCCCGTCACCAACGCGACGCAGCTGCAAAAGCCGTCCGGGATGCCGGTCCACAAGTACGGCAGGTACGAGGCCGTCGACATCCCCGACCGCACCTGGCCGGACCGCCGTATCACCAAGGCGCCCCGCTGGCTGTCCACCGATCTGCGCGACGGCAACCAGGCCCTGATCGACCCCATGTCTCCCGCCCGCAAGCGCGAGATGTTCGACCTGCTCGTACGCATGGGCTACAAGGAGATCGAGGTCGGCTTCCCGTCCTCCGGCGAGACCGACTTCAACTTCGTACGCTCCATCATCGAAGAGGGCGCGATCCCCGAGGACGTGACGATCTCCGTCCTGACGCAGGCCCGTGAAGAGCTGATCGAGCGGACCGTCGAGTCGCTGGTCGGCGCCCGGCGCGCGACCGTCCACCTCTACAACGCCACCGCGCCCACGTTCCGCCGCGTCGTCTTCCGCGGCTCCAAGGAGCAGGTCAAGCAGATCGCCGTGGACGGCACGCGGCTGGTCATGGAGTACGCCGACAAGCTGCTGGGCCCGGAGACGATCTTCGGCTACCAGTACAGCCCGGAGATCTTCACCGACACCGAGCTGGACTTCGCCCTGGAGGTCTGCGAGGCCGTCTGTGACGTGTGGCAGCCGGAGGAGGGCCGGGAGATCATCCTGAACCTGCCCGCCACCGTCGAGCGCTCCACGCCGTCCACGCACGCGGACCGCTTCGAGTGGATGTCCCGCAACCTGTCCCGGCGTGAGCACATCTGTCTGTCCGTGCACCCGCACAACGACCGGGGCACCGCCGTCGCCGCCGCCGAGCTGGCGGTCATGGCGGGCGCCGACCGCATCGAGGGGTGCCTGTTCGGGCAGGGCGAGCGCACCGGCAACGTCGACCTGGTCACCCTGGGCATGAACCTGTTCAGCCAGGGCGTCGACCCGCAGATCGACTTCTCGCAGATCGACGACATCCGCCGCACCAGCGAGTACTGCAACCAGATGGAGGTCCACCCGCGCCACCCCTACGCGGGCGACCTGGTCTACACCGCCTTCTCCGGCTCCCACCAGGACGCCATCAAGAAGGGCTTCGACGCCATGGAGGCCCAGGCGGCCGCCGCCGGCAAGACGGTCGACGACATCGAGTGGGCCGTGCCGTACCTGCCGATCGACCCGAAGGACGTGGGCCGTTCGTACGAGGCGGTCATCCGGGTCAACTCGCAGTCCGGCAAGGGCGGCATCGCGTACGTCCTGAAGAACGACCACAAGCTGGACCTGCCGCGCCGCATGCAGATCGAGTTCTCCCGGATCATCCAGGCCAAGACGGACGCCGAGGGCGGCGAGGTCACGCCGAAGGCGATCTGGTCGGTCTTCCAGGACGAATACCTGCCGAACTCCGAGAACGCCTGGGGACGCATCCAGCTGCGCTCCGGCCAGACCACCACCGACACGGACGGCCAGGACACGCTGACCGTCGAGGCGGTCGTGGACGGCGTCGACACCGTGCTGACCGGCACCGGCAATGGCCCGATCTCGGCCTTCTTCGAGGCGCTGGGAGCGGTCGGCGTGGACGCCAGGCTGCTGGACTACCAGGAGCACACGATGAGCGAGGGCGCGAGCGCCCAGGCCGCGTCGTACATCGAGTGCGCCATCGACGGCAAGGTGCTGTGGGGCATCGGCATCGACGCCAACACCACCCGCGCGTCGCTGAAGGCGGTCGTGTCGGCGGTGAACAGGGCCGCGCGCTGA
- a CDS encoding TerB family tellurite resistance protein, whose product MRTARGRKQCVWGIRTAWNTVGDGDFFCPDCGGDRNYRRRTGRRRFTVLGVPLLPRGYVGPVVECAACQNHFGTEALDHPTTVRFAAMLRDAVHTVALAVLAAGGASSRTVRVTAVAAVRAAGFDDCTEDQLTTLVDALAADTGRLPGAYDGTSEPCGAALAIELHEALEPLAPHLAPAGRESILLQGAGIALADGPYSAAEREVLTIVGGALLIRPDDTARLLAAARTPS is encoded by the coding sequence GTGCGGACAGCCCGAGGGCGGAAACAATGCGTATGGGGCATTCGCACCGCTTGGAATACCGTCGGCGACGGTGACTTCTTCTGCCCGGACTGCGGCGGCGACCGCAACTACCGGCGCCGTACGGGCCGCAGACGCTTCACGGTCCTCGGCGTTCCACTGCTGCCGCGCGGGTACGTCGGCCCGGTCGTCGAATGCGCCGCCTGCCAGAACCACTTCGGCACCGAGGCGCTCGACCACCCCACCACCGTCCGCTTCGCGGCGATGCTCCGCGACGCGGTCCACACCGTCGCCCTCGCCGTACTCGCCGCGGGCGGCGCGTCCTCCCGTACGGTCAGGGTCACCGCCGTCGCGGCCGTCCGCGCCGCCGGGTTCGACGACTGCACCGAGGACCAGCTCACCACCCTCGTCGACGCCCTCGCCGCCGACACCGGCCGTCTACCCGGGGCGTACGACGGGACGTCCGAGCCCTGCGGCGCCGCGCTCGCCATCGAACTGCACGAGGCACTCGAACCGCTGGCCCCGCACCTCGCGCCCGCCGGCCGCGAATCGATCCTGCTCCAGGGCGCCGGGATCGCCCTCGCCGACGGCCCGTACAGCGCCGCCGAGCGCGAGGTGCTGACGATCGTCGGAGGCGCGCTGCTGATCCGCCCGGACGACACGGCCCGGCTGCTGGCGGCGGCCCGCACCCCTTCGTGA
- a CDS encoding FAD-dependent oxidoreductase → MARPLRVAIVGAGPAGIYAADALLKSDAATDPGVSIDLFERMPAPFGLIRYGVAPDHPRIKGIITALHQVLDKPQIRLFGNVDYPSDIGLDDLRAFYDAVIFSTGASADRAMDIPGIGLDGSYGAADFVSWYDGHPDVPRTWPLDAEKVAVLGVGNVALDVARILAKTADELLPTEIPPNVYDGLAVNKAREIHVFGRRGPAQAKFSPMELRELDHSPTIEVVVNPEDIDYDDGSIATRRANKQADMVAKTLENWAIRDVGDRPHKLFLHFFESPTEVVGEDGKVVGLRTERTRLDGTGNVTGTGETQTWDVQAVYRAVGYLSDELPKLPFDFTTGTVPHEGGRVIEAGEHLPSTYVTGWIKRGPIGLIGHTKGDANETVANLLEDHGAGRLAAPVAPDEDAVVDFLAGRGVAYTTWEGWHRLNSAERALGAAEGRERVKIVDREGMLKASGAPTRD, encoded by the coding sequence ATGGCCCGCCCCCTGAGGGTCGCGATCGTCGGCGCCGGTCCGGCCGGAATCTACGCCGCTGACGCCCTGCTGAAGTCCGACGCCGCGACCGACCCCGGGGTCTCCATCGACCTCTTCGAGCGGATGCCCGCTCCCTTCGGACTGATCCGGTACGGCGTCGCGCCCGACCACCCGCGCATCAAGGGCATCATCACCGCCCTCCACCAGGTGCTCGACAAGCCGCAGATACGCCTCTTCGGGAACGTCGACTACCCGTCCGACATCGGCCTGGACGACCTGCGCGCGTTCTACGACGCGGTGATCTTCTCGACCGGCGCGAGCGCGGACCGGGCGATGGACATACCCGGCATCGGCCTCGACGGCTCGTACGGCGCGGCGGACTTCGTCTCCTGGTACGACGGCCACCCGGACGTCCCGCGCACCTGGCCGCTGGACGCCGAGAAGGTCGCCGTGCTCGGCGTCGGCAACGTCGCCCTGGACGTGGCCCGCATCCTCGCGAAGACCGCCGACGAGCTGCTGCCCACCGAGATCCCGCCGAACGTCTACGACGGTCTCGCCGTCAACAAGGCCCGCGAGATCCACGTCTTCGGCCGCCGCGGCCCCGCGCAGGCGAAGTTCAGCCCGATGGAACTGCGCGAGCTCGACCACTCCCCGACCATCGAAGTCGTCGTCAACCCCGAGGACATCGACTACGACGACGGCAGCATCGCCACCCGCCGCGCCAACAAGCAGGCGGACATGGTCGCGAAGACCCTGGAGAACTGGGCGATCCGCGACGTGGGCGACCGCCCGCACAAGCTCTTCCTGCACTTCTTCGAGTCGCCCACCGAGGTCGTCGGCGAGGACGGCAAGGTCGTCGGCCTGCGTACGGAACGTACGCGGCTCGACGGCACGGGCAACGTCACCGGGACCGGCGAGACGCAGACCTGGGACGTGCAGGCCGTCTACCGCGCGGTCGGTTACCTTTCCGACGAACTCCCCAAGCTGCCCTTCGACTTCACCACCGGCACGGTCCCGCACGAGGGTGGCCGCGTGATCGAGGCGGGCGAGCACCTTCCGTCGACGTACGTCACCGGGTGGATCAAGCGCGGCCCCATCGGCCTCATCGGCCACACCAAGGGCGACGCCAACGAGACGGTGGCGAACCTCCTGGAGGACCACGGCGCCGGCCGCCTGGCCGCTCCCGTCGCACCGGACGAGGACGCCGTGGTGGACTTCCTCGCGGGCAGGGGCGTGGCGTACACGACGTGGGAGGGCTGGCACCGCCTCAACAGCGCGGAGCGCGCGCTGGGCGCCGCCGAGGGCCGCGAGCGCGTGAAGATCGTCGACCGCGAGGGGATGCTGAAGGCGAGCGGGGCGCCGACGCGGGACTGA
- the recO gene encoding DNA repair protein RecO: MTLFRDDGIVLRTQKLGEADRIITLLTRGHGRVRAVARGVRRTKSKFGARLEPFSHVDVQFFSRGSELVGRGLPLCTQSETIAPYGGGIVTDYGRYTAGTAMLETAERFTDHEGEPAVQQYLLLVGGLRTLARGEHAPNLILDAFLLRSLAVNGYAPSFDDCARCGLHGPNRFFSVAAGGVICGDCRVPGSVVPSAEAVGLLSALLTGDWATADSCEARHVREGSGLVSAYLHWHLERGLRSLRYVEK, encoded by the coding sequence ATGACCCTGTTCCGCGACGACGGCATCGTGCTGCGCACCCAGAAGCTGGGTGAGGCGGACCGGATCATCACGCTGCTCACGCGCGGACACGGCCGCGTACGCGCCGTCGCGCGGGGCGTGCGGCGGACCAAGTCGAAGTTCGGCGCGCGGCTGGAGCCCTTCTCCCACGTCGACGTGCAGTTCTTCTCGCGCGGCAGCGAACTCGTCGGGCGCGGCCTGCCGCTGTGCACGCAGAGCGAGACCATCGCTCCGTACGGCGGCGGAATCGTCACGGACTACGGCCGCTACACCGCCGGTACGGCGATGCTGGAGACCGCCGAGCGGTTCACCGACCACGAGGGCGAGCCGGCCGTACAGCAGTACCTTCTGCTCGTCGGCGGGCTGCGTACCCTCGCCCGCGGGGAGCACGCGCCGAACCTCATCCTCGACGCCTTCCTGCTGCGCTCGCTGGCCGTCAACGGCTACGCGCCGAGCTTCGACGACTGCGCGCGGTGCGGCCTGCACGGGCCCAACCGTTTCTTCTCGGTCGCCGCCGGCGGCGTCATATGCGGCGACTGCCGGGTGCCGGGAAGCGTCGTACCCTCGGCGGAGGCCGTCGGGCTGCTCAGCGCACTCCTCACGGGGGACTGGGCGACGGCCGACAGCTGTGAGGCGCGGCACGTCAGGGAGGGCAGCGGGCTGGTGTCGGCTTACCTGCACTGGCACTTGGAGCGCGGACTGCGCTCGCTGCGGTATGTGGAAAAGTGA
- a CDS encoding isoprenyl transferase, with protein MARRGILGRNRREYKTPEPHPSGARPPKIPSELVPEHVAVVMDGNGRWAKERGLPRTEGHKVGEGVVLDVLKGCLEMGVKNLSLYAFSTENWKRSPEEVRFLMNFNRDVIRRRRDEMDELGIRIRWTGRMPKMWKSVVQELQVAQEQTKDNDAMTLYFCVNYGGRAEIADAAQAIARDVAAGRLDPSKVNEKTFAKYMYYPDMPDVDLFVRPSGEQRTSNYLIWQSAYAEMVFQDVLWPDFDRRDLWRACVEYASRDRRFGGAVPNEEQLAAGSM; from the coding sequence ATGGCACGACGCGGGATTCTGGGCCGTAACCGGCGCGAGTACAAGACGCCGGAGCCGCACCCGTCCGGTGCCCGGCCGCCGAAGATCCCCAGCGAGCTCGTCCCGGAGCACGTGGCCGTCGTCATGGACGGCAACGGCCGCTGGGCGAAGGAACGCGGGCTTCCGCGCACCGAGGGCCACAAGGTCGGCGAGGGCGTCGTGCTCGACGTACTCAAGGGCTGCCTCGAAATGGGCGTCAAGAACCTCTCCCTGTATGCCTTCTCCACCGAGAACTGGAAGCGCTCCCCCGAGGAGGTGCGCTTCCTGATGAACTTCAACCGGGACGTCATCCGCCGCCGCCGCGACGAGATGGACGAGCTCGGCATCCGCATCCGCTGGACCGGCCGCATGCCGAAGATGTGGAAGTCCGTCGTCCAGGAGCTCCAGGTGGCTCAGGAGCAGACCAAGGACAACGACGCGATGACGCTGTACTTCTGCGTCAACTACGGCGGGCGGGCCGAGATCGCGGACGCGGCCCAGGCGATCGCGCGCGACGTCGCGGCGGGCCGGCTCGACCCGTCGAAGGTCAACGAGAAGACCTTCGCGAAGTACATGTACTACCCGGACATGCCGGACGTCGACCTCTTCGTGCGCCCCAGCGGCGAGCAGCGCACGTCCAACTACCTGATCTGGCAGAGCGCGTACGCCGAGATGGTCTTCCAGGACGTCCTGTGGCCCGACTTCGACCGCCGCGACCTGTGGCGGGCCTGCGTCGAGTACGCCTCCCGCGACCGGCGCTTCGGCGGCGCCGTCCCGAACGAGGAGCAGCTCGCCGCGGGCAGCATGTAG
- a CDS encoding YcxB family protein, which yields MDDQGRGMIQAAETVELTYRPTRGDILAGIRARERVRRLDALRWALVALMAGLGLLLTLSPDGAGAMNVLVYGPLALFVWSVPHLQAGHVLRAVRRQGEYRTTVTGTGVSAAAEHAALTARWSLFRGYRETPGHFVLLGGDPNILCLEVLPKRGLGDPEDADLLRTILDRNLKRL from the coding sequence ATGGATGATCAGGGGCGGGGCATGATCCAGGCCGCGGAGACCGTCGAGCTGACCTACCGGCCGACGCGCGGCGACATTCTGGCGGGCATCCGGGCGCGCGAGCGCGTCCGGCGGCTCGACGCGCTGCGGTGGGCGTTGGTCGCGCTGATGGCGGGCCTGGGCCTGCTGCTGACGCTGTCCCCGGACGGCGCGGGGGCGATGAACGTCCTCGTGTACGGGCCGCTCGCCCTGTTCGTGTGGTCGGTCCCGCACCTTCAGGCCGGCCACGTGCTGCGCGCGGTGCGACGGCAGGGCGAATACCGTACGACGGTCACCGGGACGGGCGTGTCGGCCGCCGCCGAGCACGCGGCCCTGACCGCGCGCTGGTCGCTCTTCCGGGGCTACCGGGAGACCCCCGGCCATTTCGTCCTGCTCGGCGGGGACCCGAACATCCTGTGCCTGGAGGTCCTGCCCAAGAGGGGACTCGGAGACCCGGAGGACGCCGACCTGCTTCGGACGATCCTCGACCGGAACCTGAAGCGGCTCTGA
- a CDS encoding Fur family transcriptional regulator, whose translation MTTAGTPSPVRGRSTRQRAAVAAALDEVDEFRSAQELHDMLKHRGDSVGLTTVYRTLQSLADAGEVDVLRTSEGEAVYRRCSSGEHHHHLVCRVCGKAVEVEGPAVEKWAEAIAAQHGYVNVAHTVEIFGTCVECAASV comes from the coding sequence GTGACCACTGCGGGAACCCCATCCCCGGTGCGTGGCCGGTCCACCCGGCAGCGGGCCGCCGTAGCGGCCGCGCTCGACGAGGTGGACGAGTTCCGCAGCGCGCAGGAGCTTCACGACATGCTCAAGCACCGGGGCGACTCGGTGGGGCTGACGACGGTCTATCGCACCCTTCAGTCCCTCGCCGACGCCGGTGAGGTGGACGTACTGCGCACCAGCGAGGGCGAGGCGGTGTACCGCCGCTGTTCGAGCGGTGAGCACCACCACCACCTGGTGTGCCGGGTGTGCGGCAAGGCCGTCGAGGTCGAGGGCCCCGCGGTCGAGAAGTGGGCGGAGGCCATCGCCGCGCAGCACGGCTACGTGAACGTGGCCCACACCGTCGAGATCTTCGGCACCTGCGTGGAGTGCGCGGCAAGCGTCTGA
- a CDS encoding metal ABC transporter permease, with product MEILETAFMQRALLAAVLVGITAPAVGIYLVQRRQALMGDGIGHVAMTGVGLGFLLNANPVWMAALVSVAGAVAMELIRWYGRMRGDMALAMLFYGGMAGGVLLINLAPGGSNSNLMSYLFGSLSTVSDADVVAMCALAAFVMLVTVGLRRHLFAVSQDEEFARVTGLPVRALNLLIAVTAAVTVTVAMRVVGLLLVSALMVVPVAAAQQITRSFKVTFVLAVAIGTAVTLAGTVTSYEYEVPPGATSVLLAIGVFFALTALVTPLARRRARAVSEAEAGSAAACSVEAGGLPDGSRPANGVKV from the coding sequence ATGGAAATCCTCGAAACAGCCTTCATGCAGCGGGCCCTGCTCGCCGCCGTCCTCGTCGGCATCACCGCCCCCGCCGTCGGCATCTACCTCGTACAGCGCCGCCAGGCCCTGATGGGCGACGGCATCGGCCACGTCGCGATGACCGGCGTCGGCCTCGGCTTCCTCCTGAACGCCAATCCGGTGTGGATGGCCGCGCTCGTCTCGGTGGCCGGCGCCGTCGCGATGGAGCTGATCCGCTGGTACGGGCGCATGCGCGGCGACATGGCGCTGGCCATGCTCTTCTACGGCGGCATGGCGGGCGGTGTCCTGCTGATCAACCTGGCGCCGGGCGGCTCCAACTCCAACCTCATGTCGTACCTCTTCGGCTCGCTGTCGACCGTCTCGGACGCCGATGTCGTCGCCATGTGCGCCCTCGCCGCCTTTGTGATGCTGGTCACGGTCGGCCTGCGCCGCCATCTCTTCGCGGTCAGCCAGGACGAGGAGTTCGCGCGGGTGACCGGGCTGCCGGTGCGCGCCCTGAATCTGCTGATCGCGGTCACCGCCGCAGTCACGGTCACCGTCGCGATGCGCGTGGTGGGACTGCTGCTGGTCAGCGCGCTGATGGTGGTGCCGGTGGCGGCGGCGCAGCAGATCACCCGGTCCTTCAAGGTCACGTTCGTGCTGGCCGTGGCCATCGGCACGGCCGTGACGCTGGCCGGCACGGTGACCTCGTACGAGTACGAAGTGCCGCCGGGCGCGACGAGCGTGCTGCTGGCGATCGGTGTCTTCTTCGCGCTGACCGCGCTCGTCACCCCGCTCGCCAGGCGCCGGGCCAGGGCCGTGAGCGAGGCGGAGGCAGGTTCGGCCGCCGCCTGTAGCGTGGAGGCGGGTGGGCTGCCGGACGGCTCCCGCCCCGCCAACGGCGTCAAGGTCTGA
- a CDS encoding metal ABC transporter ATP-binding protein — MKPEQPVISLRGATATLGSRPVLRGIDLTVHRGEVVSLLGANGSGKSTAVRSVIGQVPLTGGSVELFGTPLRRFRDWSRVGYVPQRTTAASGVPATVYEVVSSGRLSRAKLRWPSKADRAAVHRAIELVGLADRAKDSVNALSGGQHQRVLIARALASEPELLIMDEPMAGVDLASQEILAATLREQVVAGTTVLLVLHELGALEPLIDRAVVLRDGCVTHDGPPPEALGQHALPGHDHVHPHSDSERVRTGLLT; from the coding sequence ATGAAGCCAGAGCAGCCCGTCATATCCCTGCGCGGCGCCACGGCCACGCTCGGCTCGCGCCCGGTGCTGCGCGGCATCGACCTCACCGTGCACCGCGGTGAGGTCGTGTCGCTGCTCGGCGCCAACGGCTCGGGCAAGTCGACGGCCGTACGTTCCGTGATCGGCCAGGTGCCGCTCACCGGCGGCTCCGTCGAGCTCTTCGGTACGCCGCTGCGCCGCTTCCGCGACTGGTCGCGCGTCGGATACGTACCGCAGCGCACGACGGCCGCCAGCGGCGTACCCGCGACCGTCTACGAGGTCGTCTCCTCCGGGCGGCTGTCCCGGGCGAAGCTGCGGTGGCCCTCGAAGGCCGACCGCGCCGCCGTGCACCGCGCCATCGAGCTCGTAGGGCTCGCGGACCGCGCCAAGGACTCCGTGAACGCCCTCTCCGGCGGCCAGCACCAGCGTGTCCTCATCGCGCGGGCGCTCGCCTCCGAGCCGGAGCTGCTGATCATGGACGAACCGATGGCGGGCGTGGACCTGGCCAGCCAGGAGATCCTCGCGGCGACGCTGCGCGAGCAGGTGGTGGCCGGTACGACCGTCCTGCTGGTACTCCATGAGCTGGGCGCCCTGGAGCCCCTGATCGACCGCGCGGTCGTCCTGCGCGACGGCTGCGTCACGCACGACGGGCCGCCCCCGGAGGCGCTGGGCCAGCACGCGCTGCCCGGCCACGACCACGTACACCCGCACTCGGATTCCGAGCGCGTCCGGACGGGACTGCTGACCTGA
- a CDS encoding metal ABC transporter substrate-binding protein — protein sequence MNVRRRLIPTAASAGAVALGLMAVSACSSSSGTAAKNGEGKLDVVASFYPMQYLAEEIGGEHVAVSTLTKPGVEPHDLELSPKQTAGLGEADFVLYLKGLQPAVDEAVAQSGVKNTVDAAGLTQLEEHSAEEHTDEHAGEHADEHADENAAEDGHDHSEAGGDPHLWLDPVKYAEVAKGVGKALEKADPDNAAAYKKNTDALVAKLDGLHAKFEKGLKNTDTRTFITTHAAFGYLAERYDLKQESISGIDPESEPSLSRMKTLQKTAKDDKVTTVFFETLVSDKTAKTLAGDTGLKTDVLDPLEGITDRSKGADYAEVMESNLAALEKALGAK from the coding sequence ATGAACGTACGACGACGCCTCATACCCACCGCCGCTTCCGCCGGAGCCGTCGCGCTCGGCCTGATGGCTGTCAGCGCCTGCTCTTCATCCTCCGGCACCGCCGCCAAGAACGGCGAGGGCAAGCTCGACGTGGTGGCGTCGTTCTACCCCATGCAGTACCTGGCCGAGGAGATAGGCGGCGAGCACGTCGCCGTATCGACCCTGACGAAGCCGGGTGTGGAGCCGCACGACCTGGAGCTCAGCCCGAAGCAGACCGCCGGGCTCGGCGAAGCGGACTTCGTGCTCTACCTCAAGGGCCTCCAGCCCGCCGTCGACGAGGCGGTCGCGCAGTCCGGTGTGAAGAACACCGTCGACGCCGCCGGCCTCACCCAGCTCGAAGAGCACAGCGCCGAAGAGCACACCGACGAGCACGCCGGTGAGCACGCGGACGAGCACGCGGACGAAAACGCCGCGGAAGACGGCCACGACCACTCCGAGGCCGGCGGCGACCCCCACCTCTGGCTGGACCCGGTGAAGTACGCCGAGGTCGCCAAGGGCGTCGGCAAGGCCCTGGAGAAGGCCGACCCCGACAACGCCGCCGCGTACAAGAAGAACACCGACGCCCTGGTCGCCAAGCTCGACGGGCTGCACGCGAAGTTCGAGAAGGGGCTGAAGAACACCGACACCCGGACGTTCATCACGACCCACGCCGCCTTCGGGTACCTCGCCGAGCGCTACGACCTCAAGCAGGAGAGCATCAGCGGCATCGACCCCGAGTCCGAGCCCAGCCTCTCCCGCATGAAGACGCTCCAGAAGACCGCCAAGGACGACAAGGTCACCACGGTCTTCTTCGAGACGCTCGTCAGCGACAAGACCGCCAAGACCCTCGCGGGCGACACCGGCCTCAAGACGGACGTCCTGGACCCGCTGGAGGGAATCACGGACAGGTCCAAGGGCGCTGACTACGCCGAGGTCATGGAGTCGAACCTCGCCGCGCTGGAGAAGGCCCTCGGCGCGAAGTGA